A genome region from Maridesulfovibrio salexigens DSM 2638 includes the following:
- a CDS encoding type VI secretion protein IcmF/TssM N-terminal domain-containing protein — MKKFLLNLLKIIFIVLLFVLAAVASYALVTYMGWPWWAGACLFGGVIGLVAAFFFIRKWMLRRREKKFVKRIVDQDDSAIAAAPLHERSRLQELQTRWTEAVQLLQNSELRRHGNPLYALPWFMVFGESDSGKSTAVASSRLTSILSDVGPTPGVSATRNCDWWFFEEAVILDTAGRYAIPIDESRDKEEWEKFLTLLVKYRKREPLNGLIITLPADRLQSGDEDSLNEYGRSLRRRVNELMRVLGVRFPVYVLLTKMDLVFGLKGLTEVLPDEARSQAMGMVNESMTSDPEEFVDTAVSGVIERLRALRMTLLDRENSFDPAFLLFAEELDRLRPRIRAFADGVFEENPYQEQPLFRGIYFSSGEQSGEQSSAFLDSLPSLQNVETKLPGTRQGLFLHDFFSKVLTRDRNLFTPIIEFLKWKLLTRNMGMLVWLLLLFFVCGLFSMSFLGNRRALDDLFTAFPKPPEFSEKIDECVVEMEGFRQKIVHLHDLNSNWWVPRMGLDVSLEAEQKVRKLYVEKFESALLKPVDTQLSRTIESLHAGSSEQEVSDFVKLLGWRIDLLDNRIEGGKVKPLAPYELPSGQAMSMAVPGFESDLMKYYGQTYSSYLDWIENDEGLKEQRLLLQARLGKVFSLKGSDFKWLVDWVDSNPEVQPVTLRDFWGGPRLHFENEVHVPPAYTTTGHKMLTDFLGELRRAMPDNTDFAQREKDFWNWYAEQFYRSWYSFSEHFTEGERQLLTKDDYSSMAHTMANADNPYFKLLGRMKEEFSVIKGLGTAPDWIADLFDFNIVLTQYKAMKAKGVEESSQKAEESLRKIMADLGGKMAENIEARIEGAKQLDEYMQVLHDLAGFTTSQETAFKSAAALYPATGQSSEGSGAESKSAGAVKKNPVDGATRAMAALRTRMRSGGQGTHMFWNLVAGPLEFMVYVITMEASCELQQLWEGKVLAETAHVPSDKLRTTLFGKSGIVNKFTSSSASPFLSKGVKGWQSRQWLGIPFPFREEFFVFLNDGEQGAQEIQPEYKVGLSTIPTSVNSNATQEPYATTLSLECGSGRQELVNYNYSEKTTFTWKPDQCGTTTLTIRFPGIDLVKTYEGKLGFAKFLSEFRNGEVNFSPKDFPDQAKGLQGLGVSSVKVGYNFSGAVPVIEVLQIKPLNLPNFITDCWEN, encoded by the coding sequence ATGAAGAAATTTCTACTCAATCTGCTCAAGATCATCTTTATTGTGCTGCTTTTTGTGCTGGCGGCAGTAGCCTCCTATGCCCTTGTTACTTATATGGGCTGGCCGTGGTGGGCCGGAGCTTGTCTTTTCGGCGGGGTGATCGGGCTGGTTGCAGCTTTCTTTTTCATCCGCAAATGGATGTTGCGCAGGCGGGAGAAGAAGTTTGTAAAACGCATTGTGGATCAGGATGATTCGGCCATTGCCGCCGCCCCGCTGCATGAGCGTTCCCGCTTGCAGGAACTTCAGACCCGCTGGACTGAGGCTGTGCAACTGCTCCAGAATTCGGAACTGCGCAGGCATGGCAACCCCTTGTACGCTCTGCCGTGGTTTATGGTTTTCGGTGAATCTGATTCCGGTAAGAGCACTGCGGTCGCCAGCAGCAGGCTGACCTCTATTCTTTCAGATGTAGGGCCTACTCCCGGAGTTTCCGCTACACGCAATTGTGACTGGTGGTTTTTTGAAGAGGCGGTCATCCTTGATACTGCCGGACGTTACGCCATTCCCATTGATGAATCACGGGATAAGGAAGAGTGGGAGAAATTCCTGACACTGCTGGTCAAATACCGCAAACGTGAGCCTCTCAACGGGTTGATCATCACTCTGCCTGCCGACCGTCTGCAATCCGGAGATGAAGACAGTCTGAACGAATACGGGCGCAGTCTGCGGCGGCGGGTCAATGAACTTATGCGCGTGCTGGGTGTGCGTTTTCCTGTCTACGTATTGCTGACCAAGATGGATCTTGTTTTCGGGCTCAAAGGGCTGACTGAGGTTCTTCCTGATGAGGCCCGTTCGCAAGCAATGGGCATGGTAAATGAGTCCATGACTTCCGACCCCGAAGAATTTGTGGATACTGCTGTTTCCGGTGTTATCGAACGTCTGCGTGCTCTGCGTATGACCCTGTTGGATCGGGAGAACAGCTTTGATCCCGCTTTCCTGCTCTTTGCCGAGGAACTGGACCGTTTACGCCCGCGCATCCGGGCTTTTGCGGACGGTGTGTTCGAGGAGAATCCCTATCAGGAGCAACCGCTGTTCCGGGGAATTTATTTTTCCAGCGGCGAACAGAGCGGTGAGCAGAGTTCCGCTTTTCTGGACAGTCTTCCTTCTTTGCAGAACGTTGAAACAAAGCTTCCGGGCACTCGTCAGGGTTTGTTCCTGCACGACTTCTTTTCCAAGGTCCTGACCCGTGACCGCAATTTGTTTACCCCCATAATTGAATTCCTCAAATGGAAGCTGCTCACCCGCAATATGGGAATGCTGGTCTGGTTGTTGTTGCTGTTTTTCGTTTGCGGCCTGTTCAGCATGTCCTTTTTGGGCAACCGTCGTGCTCTGGATGATCTTTTTACCGCCTTCCCGAAACCACCAGAGTTCTCTGAAAAGATTGATGAATGTGTTGTAGAGATGGAAGGTTTCCGTCAGAAAATAGTGCATTTGCACGATTTGAATTCAAACTGGTGGGTTCCGCGTATGGGGCTTGATGTCAGCCTTGAAGCGGAGCAGAAGGTCCGCAAACTTTATGTTGAAAAGTTTGAATCTGCATTGCTGAAACCTGTGGATACTCAGTTGTCACGAACAATTGAAAGCTTGCATGCCGGTTCTTCGGAGCAGGAAGTCAGTGATTTCGTCAAGTTGCTCGGCTGGCGCATTGATCTGCTCGATAATCGGATTGAAGGCGGAAAAGTAAAGCCCTTGGCTCCGTACGAACTACCTTCCGGTCAGGCCATGTCTATGGCTGTTCCGGGGTTCGAGTCGGACCTGATGAAGTATTATGGGCAAACTTATAGTTCATATCTTGATTGGATTGAAAATGATGAAGGGTTAAAAGAGCAAAGGCTGCTCTTGCAGGCACGTCTGGGTAAAGTCTTCAGTCTTAAGGGATCGGATTTTAAGTGGCTGGTGGATTGGGTTGATTCCAATCCTGAAGTGCAGCCGGTGACCCTGCGCGATTTTTGGGGCGGGCCGCGACTGCATTTTGAAAACGAGGTCCATGTTCCCCCTGCTTACACGACCACCGGACACAAGATGCTTACTGATTTCCTTGGGGAATTACGCAGGGCAATGCCGGATAATACGGATTTCGCACAACGAGAAAAGGATTTCTGGAATTGGTATGCAGAGCAATTCTACCGCTCATGGTATTCTTTTTCCGAGCATTTTACCGAAGGTGAGCGTCAGTTGCTGACTAAAGATGATTACAGCAGCATGGCTCATACTATGGCTAATGCCGACAACCCTTACTTCAAGCTGCTAGGCAGGATGAAAGAGGAATTTTCGGTAATAAAGGGATTGGGAACTGCCCCGGATTGGATTGCTGATCTTTTTGATTTCAACATTGTGCTGACCCAGTACAAGGCCATGAAAGCCAAGGGTGTAGAAGAATCTTCCCAGAAGGCAGAGGAGTCCCTGCGTAAAATCATGGCGGATCTGGGCGGCAAGATGGCTGAAAATATTGAGGCCCGTATTGAGGGAGCCAAACAGCTCGATGAGTACATGCAGGTGTTGCATGATCTGGCCGGGTTTACCACCAGTCAGGAAACAGCCTTTAAGAGTGCGGCTGCTCTTTATCCTGCTACCGGACAGAGTTCTGAAGGCAGCGGGGCGGAGAGCAAGTCTGCCGGAGCAGTGAAGAAGAATCCTGTGGACGGAGCTACCAGAGCTATGGCCGCTTTGCGCACCCGCATGCGTAGTGGAGGGCAGGGCACCCATATGTTTTGGAATCTTGTGGCCGGACCGCTGGAGTTCATGGTCTACGTGATCACCATGGAAGCTTCCTGCGAATTGCAGCAGCTTTGGGAAGGCAAAGTGCTGGCTGAAACGGCCCACGTACCTTCGGACAAGCTGCGGACCACTTTGTTCGGCAAAAGCGGAATTGTTAATAAGTTTACTTCAAGCAGTGCTTCTCCTTTCCTGAGCAAAGGAGTTAAGGGCTGGCAAAGCCGTCAATGGCTGGGAATTCCTTTTCCGTTCCGTGAAGAATTCTTTGTTTTTCTCAATGACGGAGAGCAGGGAGCACAGGAAATTCAGCCTGAATACAAGGTCGGATTGTCTACCATTCCTACTTCCGTGAATTCCAATGCCACGCAGGAGCCGTACGCCACAACCCTATCCCTTGAATGCGGCAGTGGCAGACAGGAGTTGGTAAACTATAACTATTCCGAAAAGACGACTTTCACATGGAAGCCTGATCAGTGCGGTACAACCACCCTGACCATCCGTTTTCCGGGTATTGATCTGGTCAAGACCTATGAGGGCAAGCTTGGTTTTGCCAAGTTCTTGTCCGAGTTCCGTAATGGCGAGGTCAATTTCAGTCCCAAGGATTTTCCGGATCAGGCCAAGGGCTTGCAAGGTCTGGGCGTAAGCAGTGTAAAGGTCGGCTACAATTTCAGCGGTGCTGTTCCGGTTATCGAGGTCTTACAGATCAAGCCCTTGAACCTGCCCAATTTTATAACCGATTGCTGGGAAAATTAA
- a CDS encoding radical SAM protein, producing MQKDTTKHPCFNKETAGSCGRVHLPVAPKCNIQCNYCNRKYDCVNESRPGVTSSVLKPFQAAEYMDAVLEKEPRITVAGIAGPGDPFANPEETLETMRLLNKKHPHLIFCLSSNGMGILPYLDELKELGVSHVTITISAIDPKIGAKIYSWVKDGKVVYHGEKGAKVLLERQLAAIKGLKERGITVKINSIVIPGINEHHIAEVSKVCADLGADIQNMIPLKPTADTPFADIIEPGHETIGPLRKEACKVIEQMTHCRRCRADAVGLLGDDKSVALCGTMKSCSELKPIDVKGPRPYVAVASREGMLVNQHLGEAKEFHIWAEDGSGGFKLVEKRPAPKAGCGPQRWTDLAATLSDCRAVLAAAIGETPQVMLAEDGVEPYVIGGFIEDALATVYSGGNMDIHKGRRGSIADACCTGTGTKCG from the coding sequence ATGCAGAAAGATACTACTAAACACCCGTGCTTCAACAAAGAAACCGCAGGCTCCTGTGGACGTGTTCATCTCCCGGTAGCCCCCAAGTGCAACATCCAGTGCAACTACTGCAACCGCAAATATGATTGCGTTAACGAATCGCGTCCCGGCGTGACCAGCAGTGTCCTTAAACCTTTTCAGGCTGCGGAATACATGGATGCAGTACTGGAGAAAGAACCGCGCATCACCGTTGCCGGTATAGCAGGACCGGGCGACCCTTTTGCCAACCCGGAAGAGACTCTGGAAACCATGCGTTTACTCAATAAAAAACATCCGCACCTGATTTTCTGCCTGTCCTCCAACGGCATGGGTATCCTGCCTTATCTGGATGAACTAAAAGAACTGGGCGTATCCCACGTAACCATCACCATCAGTGCGATCGATCCAAAAATCGGAGCCAAGATTTATTCATGGGTCAAGGACGGCAAGGTGGTCTATCACGGCGAAAAAGGCGCGAAAGTTCTGCTTGAGCGCCAGCTTGCAGCGATCAAGGGCCTGAAGGAACGGGGCATCACCGTAAAAATCAATTCCATCGTCATCCCCGGTATCAATGAGCATCATATTGCTGAAGTTTCCAAAGTATGTGCCGATCTCGGCGCGGACATCCAGAATATGATCCCGCTTAAGCCGACAGCAGATACGCCTTTTGCAGACATAATTGAGCCGGGACATGAGACCATCGGTCCCCTGCGCAAAGAAGCATGCAAAGTAATCGAACAGATGACCCACTGCCGCCGCTGCCGTGCTGATGCTGTAGGGCTTTTAGGTGACGATAAATCAGTTGCCCTCTGCGGAACCATGAAATCCTGTTCTGAACTGAAACCTATTGATGTGAAAGGTCCACGCCCTTACGTGGCAGTTGCCTCCCGCGAAGGAATGTTGGTCAACCAGCATCTTGGTGAAGCTAAGGAATTCCACATCTGGGCCGAAGATGGAAGTGGCGGCTTCAAACTGGTTGAAAAACGGCCCGCACCCAAAGCCGGATGCGGTCCGCAGCGATGGACCGACCTTGCAGCCACTCTCAGCGACTGTCGCGCAGTGCTGGCAGCAGCCATCGGGGAAACCCCGCAGGTAATGCTGGCTGAAGACGGCGTGGAACCTTACGTAATCGGCGGGTTCATCGAGGACGCACTGGCTACGGTCTACAGTGGCGGAAATATGGATATTCATAAGGGACGGCGTGGCAGCATCGCAGACGCCTGTTGTACCGGAACCGGCACCAAATGCGGTTAA
- a CDS encoding nitrogenase component 1, whose product MTTKSKNYTSTTNACKLCTPLGASLAFRGVEGSIPFLHGSQGCATYMRRYIISHFREPVDIASSALGEKHAIYGGGPNLKKGILNVMKKYEPKIVGVATTCLTETIGDDVPMYLKEFFDEFGDLNLPDIVQVSTPSYNGTHVDGWHGAVRSMVEQLCTEKAENDGHINILPNMVSCEDVRHLFDICEDFGLKATILPDISETLDGPALEDYMKIPVGGTPVEDIKKMSGAKATIELGRCVPAKSGGSSLAERFGVANHRIGLPMGLRESDIFFETLEAVSGKEMPARYERERGRLIDAYVDGHKYVFGKRAVVYGEEDLVTGLCAFLAEIGVDVILAGSGAKKKGMAEAVTAVTEGVGRTIPEIHEGVDFHDISERAEELKPDMLIGHSKGYRYAKAWDIPLIRVGFPVHDRFGGQRIPTLGYRGTQHLFDRIVNAMLEKKQADNSVGYGYM is encoded by the coding sequence ATGACTACCAAGAGTAAAAATTACACATCCACAACTAATGCCTGCAAACTCTGCACACCCCTTGGCGCATCGCTCGCATTCAGAGGCGTAGAAGGCTCCATTCCTTTCCTGCACGGCTCACAGGGCTGCGCTACTTACATGCGCCGTTATATCATCAGCCATTTCCGGGAACCTGTGGACATCGCTTCCTCAGCTTTGGGAGAAAAGCACGCGATTTACGGCGGCGGCCCGAACCTGAAGAAGGGCATCCTCAATGTGATGAAAAAGTACGAGCCGAAAATCGTCGGCGTAGCGACGACCTGCCTGACTGAAACCATCGGCGATGATGTACCCATGTATCTCAAGGAATTCTTTGACGAATTCGGTGACCTGAATCTGCCCGACATAGTGCAGGTTTCCACTCCCAGCTACAATGGCACACACGTGGACGGCTGGCACGGGGCAGTGCGCTCCATGGTTGAGCAGCTTTGCACTGAGAAGGCAGAAAATGACGGGCACATCAACATCCTGCCCAACATGGTTTCCTGCGAAGACGTTCGCCACCTCTTTGATATTTGTGAAGACTTCGGCCTGAAAGCAACCATTCTGCCTGATATTTCCGAAACACTCGATGGTCCGGCTCTTGAGGATTACATGAAAATCCCGGTTGGCGGGACTCCGGTTGAGGACATCAAGAAAATGTCCGGCGCGAAGGCAACCATCGAACTAGGTCGCTGCGTGCCCGCCAAGAGCGGCGGAAGCAGCCTTGCGGAACGTTTCGGAGTGGCAAACCACCGCATAGGTCTGCCTATGGGACTGCGCGAGTCGGATATTTTCTTCGAAACACTTGAAGCTGTTTCCGGCAAGGAAATGCCCGCCCGTTACGAACGTGAACGCGGCAGACTGATCGATGCCTACGTTGACGGACACAAATACGTGTTCGGTAAACGGGCGGTTGTTTACGGCGAGGAAGACCTCGTAACCGGACTGTGTGCATTTCTGGCTGAAATCGGCGTGGACGTTATCCTTGCCGGTTCCGGTGCCAAGAAAAAAGGCATGGCCGAAGCAGTCACTGCTGTAACCGAAGGCGTGGGCAGAACCATCCCCGAAATCCATGAAGGCGTTGACTTCCACGACATTTCCGAAAGAGCCGAAGAACTGAAACCCGATATGCTTATCGGACATTCCAAGGGATACCGCTACGCCAAAGCATGGGACATTCCCCTGATCAGGGTCGGTTTTCCAGTCCATGACCGCTTCGGCGGACAGCGCATCCCGACCCTCGGCTATCGCGGAACGCAGCATCTCTTCGACCGCATTGTAAACGCCATGCTGGAAAAGAAGCAGGCAGATAACTCCGTTGGCTACGGCTACATGTAA